A single window of Sphingobacterium sp. ML3W DNA harbors:
- a CDS encoding EamA family transporter, translated as MEKLKGAIAVFVGASSFGLLSTFVKKAYAQDYTLGQVTGVQAIFGMLILWMVYGFIQLFSPKVNQAYVKKTNKWKIVISGISTGLVSIVYYKCVQVVPASLAIVLLMQYIWIGTLIEFIFFKNKPSNRQLTGIAIVLVGTLLATGLIEQGIDKLNWTGILYGLLAATAYAVFLIVNGRVGNDYPPIQKSALMVTGSCIMICCLFPPTFLVTGALGDSIWHFGFILSFFGTVIPPLLFAYGIPKIGYSLSGILSSAELPVAVCMSYFILKEAVTPIQWLGVILILATVIWLNAKTKESTL; from the coding sequence ATGGAAAAATTAAAGGGGGCAATTGCGGTATTTGTGGGGGCTAGCAGTTTCGGGCTGTTATCCACATTTGTCAAAAAAGCATATGCCCAAGATTATACGTTAGGACAAGTTACGGGTGTACAAGCCATATTTGGTATGCTCATCTTATGGATGGTATATGGGTTCATCCAACTATTCAGCCCTAAAGTGAATCAAGCTTATGTTAAGAAAACTAATAAATGGAAAATAGTCATCAGTGGCATCTCTACAGGCTTAGTTAGCATTGTTTATTATAAATGCGTACAAGTGGTACCTGCCTCCTTGGCAATTGTATTGTTGATGCAATATATTTGGATCGGTACTTTAATTGAATTTATTTTCTTTAAAAATAAGCCTTCAAATCGTCAATTGACTGGAATAGCTATTGTTCTTGTCGGAACCTTGCTAGCGACGGGCCTTATAGAACAAGGGATTGATAAACTCAATTGGACTGGCATCCTATATGGTCTTTTGGCAGCAACCGCATACGCCGTATTTTTGATTGTAAATGGACGGGTTGGAAACGACTACCCCCCTATTCAAAAAAGTGCTCTTATGGTTACAGGGTCGTGCATAATGATTTGCTGCCTATTTCCACCCACATTTTTAGTCACTGGAGCATTAGGCGATAGCATATGGCATTTTGGATTTATCCTTTCCTTTTTCGGAACTGTAATACCACCCCTTCTTTTTGCTTATGGGATTCCAAAGATTGGTTACTCATTAAGTGGTATTTTAAGTTCTGCAGAATTGCCAGTAGCAGTTTGTATGTCTTACTTCATATTAAAGGAGGCCGTAACCCCCATACAATGGCTGGGTGTAATCCTGATATTAGCGACTGTTATCTGGCTGAATGCTAAAACTAAAGAGTCAACATTATAA
- a CDS encoding C40 family peptidase, which yields MNKKVAGSGGKNTVLTDASEARGKNYSKSSLESYADLLQVKKKELNPNLYSFIDDWMGIPHRMGGGTKRGVDCSGFVNILYLKVYQEDLPRSSRDMSVAVKKKRNSQLKEGDLVFFSFGGRNVDHVGVYLHNNKFVHVSTKKGVIISDLSDSWYAKYFKNAGTPKS from the coding sequence GTGAATAAAAAAGTAGCTGGTTCAGGAGGGAAAAATACAGTGTTGACTGATGCCAGTGAGGCAAGAGGAAAGAATTATAGCAAAAGCTCTCTAGAAAGTTATGCCGATTTACTTCAAGTGAAGAAAAAAGAACTCAATCCTAATTTGTACTCTTTTATCGATGATTGGATGGGCATACCACATCGCATGGGCGGTGGTACAAAACGCGGAGTAGATTGCTCAGGGTTTGTCAATATCCTTTATCTAAAAGTATATCAGGAAGATCTACCTCGCTCTTCACGAGATATGAGTGTTGCGGTTAAGAAAAAGAGAAATTCGCAACTTAAGGAAGGAGATTTGGTATTTTTCTCATTTGGCGGACGTAATGTGGATCATGTAGGGGTTTATCTTCATAATAATAAATTTGTACATGTATCAACTAAAAAGGGGGTTATTATCTCCGATTTGTCAGATTCTTGGTATGCTAAATATTTTAAAAATGCAGGGACACCCAAATCCTAA
- a CDS encoding calcineurin-like phosphoesterase C-terminal domain-containing protein produces MKNIFAVAAAMSLSYYASAQEIAKGIVFNDINKNGVLDRNEMGIPHVSVSNGIDVVQTDAKGRYKLAVAKDNIIFVIKPSNFGLQLNKSHEPQFYYIHKPEGSPNLKYSGVSPTGKLPKEINFALTAQPEAKEFSAFVFGDPQAYNMAEMDYFKRGIIDRIANKKEAAFGISLGDLVGDDLSLHPAYKSTISLMGLPWFNVIGNHDLNYDTKEDRYSDEAFEASFGPATYSFNYGNAHFLIIDNIIYPNPDTGKGYKGGLRQDQLDFIANDLKFVPKDKLIVLAFHIPLEHDNPAVFRTADRDRLFDILSEYPHTLSLSAHTHYQQHNFFGNKEGWKQEKPHHEYNVGTTSGDWYSGEYDADGIPQSTMRDGTPKGYAMLHVKDNQYSFDYKVVGKESSYQIALSGASVVDQKYVQRYPIYANFFIGKSDDQVQYRINDGEWKDMKHVKEVDPSFDDSVNQFDLAISYKEGRRPSDGTVSPHLWKLKLPKLNAGNYKIEVKATDMFNRIHTAVKEIQVVNHVK; encoded by the coding sequence ATGAAAAATATTTTTGCTGTTGCTGCAGCTATGTCCTTGAGTTACTATGCTAGTGCTCAAGAAATCGCGAAAGGTATTGTTTTTAATGATATCAATAAGAATGGTGTTTTAGATAGAAATGAGATGGGGATACCCCATGTTTCAGTTAGTAATGGTATAGATGTCGTTCAAACAGATGCTAAAGGACGCTATAAGCTAGCAGTTGCTAAGGATAACATTATCTTTGTTATCAAACCTTCCAACTTTGGATTACAACTGAACAAGAGTCACGAACCTCAGTTCTACTACATTCATAAACCTGAAGGTAGTCCAAATTTGAAATATAGTGGCGTTTCGCCAACTGGAAAATTGCCAAAAGAGATTAACTTTGCATTGACCGCTCAACCCGAGGCCAAAGAATTTTCTGCTTTTGTGTTTGGGGATCCTCAAGCTTATAATATGGCAGAGATGGATTACTTTAAACGAGGAATCATTGATCGGATAGCGAATAAAAAGGAAGCTGCATTTGGTATCAGTCTTGGCGATTTAGTTGGCGATGATCTGTCTTTACATCCGGCATATAAAAGTACCATTTCATTAATGGGATTACCTTGGTTCAATGTAATTGGAAATCACGATTTAAATTACGATACGAAGGAAGATCGATATTCAGATGAAGCTTTCGAAGCGTCATTTGGTCCTGCAACATATTCCTTTAATTATGGTAATGCTCATTTTTTGATCATCGACAATATCATTTATCCCAATCCAGATACAGGCAAAGGATACAAGGGAGGTTTACGTCAAGATCAGTTAGATTTTATTGCCAATGATTTGAAATTTGTTCCTAAAGACAAACTAATCGTACTAGCCTTTCATATTCCACTAGAACATGATAATCCTGCAGTATTCCGTACGGCGGATCGTGACCGTTTGTTTGATATCTTAAGTGAGTATCCGCACACATTGTCTTTATCAGCGCATACACATTATCAACAGCATAATTTTTTCGGAAATAAGGAAGGGTGGAAGCAAGAAAAACCTCATCATGAATATAATGTAGGAACCACCTCTGGCGACTGGTACTCTGGAGAATATGATGCTGATGGTATACCCCAATCGACCATGCGCGACGGTACTCCAAAAGGATATGCGATGCTCCATGTTAAGGATAATCAATATAGTTTTGATTATAAAGTGGTTGGAAAAGAATCATCATATCAAATAGCGCTTTCAGGGGCAAGTGTTGTTGATCAAAAATATGTGCAACGCTACCCAATTTATGCCAATTTCTTTATCGGCAAAAGCGATGATCAGGTACAATACCGTATAAATGATGGAGAATGGAAAGATATGAAGCATGTGAAAGAAGTCGATCCATCTTTCGATGATAGTGTTAATCAATTTGATTTGGCAATTAGTTACAAAGAGGGGCGAAGACCATCAGATGGTACAGTATCTCCTCATTTATGGAAATTGAAATTACCGAAGCTAAATGCAGGTAACTATAAAATTGAAGTTAAAGCAACGGATATGTTTAATCGCATTCATACAGCAGTGAAAGAAATCCAAGTTGTCAATCACGTTAAATAA
- a CDS encoding mechanosensitive ion channel family protein → MQLPSTDLLEKINKQSQSKIYDWSYQKFLQAGFNSEWSHTINSLFLLLIVIIILLTIDFITRKVVLTLVTRFITRSKNVIDDHLIKNKTLKYISHFIPLFIAQQISPIIFLGFPNWLKAINKGIEVLLVLIIMAIIHSALKIIRDILKSRKSFADKPLESYLQVAQIVLICIGGTIIFSILTGISPKTFLVSLGAASAVLILVFKDTILGFVASISVSANDSIRVGDWIEMPKHNADGSVIEINLNNVKVQNFDKTITTIPTHTLLIDSFKNYRGMQTSGGRRIKRAINIKISTIRFMTEEEIMDLEKIKLLKPFIEQRRLEINEYNIKSQADQTMPVNGRKMTNIGLFRAYITAYIRQNPNMHKEMISMVRQMDPTEHGVPLEIYVFTNDTRFEIYEGIRSDLFDHLFAAITFFKLEVFESPASDDLRNLRIKIDQEK, encoded by the coding sequence ATGCAATTACCGTCTACCGACTTATTAGAGAAAATCAATAAGCAGTCCCAATCAAAAATATATGATTGGTCATACCAAAAGTTTCTTCAAGCAGGTTTTAATAGCGAATGGTCACATACGATAAATTCTCTATTCTTATTACTAATCGTTATTATTATCTTATTAACGATTGACTTTATTACGCGTAAAGTAGTCCTTACACTGGTAACTCGATTTATCACAAGGTCAAAAAATGTAATTGATGATCATTTGATCAAAAACAAGACCTTAAAATACATCAGTCATTTTATTCCCCTCTTCATTGCTCAACAGATTAGCCCCATTATCTTTTTAGGTTTTCCAAACTGGTTAAAAGCAATCAACAAAGGCATTGAAGTATTGCTCGTTTTAATCATTATGGCCATTATCCATTCTGCTTTGAAAATCATACGCGATATTTTAAAATCCCGGAAAAGCTTTGCTGACAAACCATTAGAAAGTTACTTACAAGTTGCTCAAATTGTCTTAATCTGCATCGGTGGAACAATCATCTTTTCTATATTAACCGGAATTTCACCCAAGACTTTTTTAGTTTCTTTGGGAGCAGCCTCAGCCGTATTAATTTTAGTTTTTAAAGATACAATCCTAGGGTTTGTTGCAAGTATATCGGTATCTGCTAATGATTCGATACGTGTAGGAGATTGGATCGAAATGCCAAAACATAATGCAGATGGATCTGTCATCGAAATAAACTTGAATAATGTAAAGGTTCAAAATTTCGACAAAACCATCACGACGATACCCACGCACACGTTACTTATCGATTCTTTTAAAAATTATAGAGGTATGCAAACCTCTGGTGGACGGAGAATAAAACGTGCGATAAATATTAAAATCTCCACGATCCGTTTTATGACGGAGGAAGAAATAATGGATTTAGAAAAAATAAAACTTCTAAAACCTTTTATAGAGCAGCGAAGATTAGAAATTAACGAATACAACATCAAGAGTCAAGCCGACCAGACAATGCCTGTAAATGGTCGTAAAATGACTAATATCGGATTGTTTAGAGCTTATATTACTGCTTACATAAGGCAGAACCCAAATATGCATAAAGAAATGATCAGTATGGTCCGGCAAATGGATCCTACAGAGCATGGTGTACCTTTAGAAATTTACGTTTTCACAAATGATACTCGATTTGAGATCTACGAAGGGATACGTTCGGATTTATTTGACCACTTATTTGCCGCGATTACCTTCTTCAAGCTAGAAGTCTTCGAAAGCCCCGCTTCCGATGATCTGCGAAATTTACGTATCAAAATCGATCAAGAAAAATAA
- a CDS encoding nucleoside permease, translating to MSIKLRLTIMSFLQFFVWGAWLITIANYWFGTKHWDGTQFGAIFATMGFASLFMPTLMGIIADRWVNAEKLYLILHLLYAAVLFYLPQINDPVTFFYAMLLAMCFYMPTLALSNSIAYTVLIQGKYDLVKAFPPIRVWGTVGFIAAMWIVNLTGSKASGMQFYIAGVSAVGLGLFSFSIPKCPPRNIKNENSSLLHTLGLEAFKLFGNYKMALFFVFSMFLGAALQLTNAYGDVFLDEFKFFPKYTDSFVVKYSTIIMSISQISETLFILAIPFFLKRFGIKKVMLISMFAWVLRFGLFAYGDPSSGLWMIVLSCIVYGMAFDFFNISGSLFVETSTSSQIRSSAQGLFMMMTNGFGAVFGSLVSGLIIDKYYSISFNNMTDLASFLNTDMHNNTLLSFVKERGVSIGENGLFNADLILKDWHHIWLAFSIYTLVLAILFAVLFKHKHEKTLPLEGE from the coding sequence ATGTCTATTAAATTAAGGCTAACCATTATGAGCTTTCTCCAGTTTTTTGTGTGGGGAGCTTGGTTAATTACAATAGCCAATTACTGGTTTGGAACGAAACATTGGGACGGAACACAGTTTGGAGCTATCTTTGCAACAATGGGCTTTGCCTCTTTGTTCATGCCTACTTTAATGGGGATTATTGCTGACCGCTGGGTAAATGCAGAGAAATTATACTTAATACTCCATCTCTTATATGCAGCTGTTCTGTTCTATCTACCTCAAATAAATGACCCCGTTACATTTTTTTATGCGATGCTCCTGGCCATGTGCTTTTACATGCCAACATTAGCTTTATCCAATTCCATAGCTTATACGGTTCTCATACAAGGGAAATATGATTTAGTCAAAGCTTTTCCACCTATACGTGTATGGGGAACTGTTGGATTTATTGCCGCGATGTGGATTGTCAATTTAACGGGAAGCAAAGCTTCGGGCATGCAGTTCTACATAGCAGGTGTTTCAGCAGTGGGATTAGGTCTATTTTCATTTTCCATCCCAAAATGCCCCCCTCGCAATATTAAAAATGAAAATTCTTCCCTATTGCATACCTTAGGATTAGAGGCGTTCAAATTGTTTGGGAACTATAAAATGGCATTGTTCTTTGTCTTTTCCATGTTTTTAGGTGCCGCTCTTCAATTAACAAATGCCTATGGAGATGTATTCTTAGATGAGTTCAAATTTTTCCCTAAGTACACCGATTCGTTCGTTGTTAAATATTCGACAATTATCATGTCGATTTCACAAATATCAGAAACCCTCTTTATTCTTGCTATTCCATTTTTCTTAAAAAGATTTGGCATTAAAAAAGTAATGCTGATTTCGATGTTTGCATGGGTACTACGTTTCGGACTTTTTGCCTACGGTGACCCATCATCGGGTTTGTGGATGATCGTCCTTTCCTGTATCGTTTACGGTATGGCATTTGACTTTTTCAATATATCAGGTTCGTTATTTGTAGAAACATCTACTAGCTCTCAGATTAGAAGTTCCGCTCAAGGCCTATTTATGATGATGACCAATGGTTTTGGAGCCGTATTTGGTAGTTTAGTATCTGGTTTGATCATAGATAAGTATTACTCCATTTCGTTTAACAATATGACAGATCTTGCGTCTTTTTTAAATACCGATATGCATAATAACACCTTGCTTTCTTTTGTAAAAGAACGAGGGGTATCAATTGGTGAAAATGGGTTATTCAACGCCGATTTAATTCTAAAAGACTGGCATCATATCTGGTTAGCATTTTCGATTTACACCCTAGTATTAGCGATTCTATTTGCAGTACTTTTTAAACATAAACACGAAAAAACCTTACCTTTGGAGGGTGAATAA
- a CDS encoding bifunctional nuclease family protein, which translates to MKKIKLDIVGLSYSQTQSGAYALVLGESGGNRRLPIIIGSHEAQAIAIRIEKMVPSRPLTHDLFQNFAKAFQINLQEVLIYNLIEGIFYSKIICSDGQKTVEIDARTSDAVALAVRFGSPIYAYDFILSSAGIVIEGNEFAFLENLEHAVNADVITDDIKSPIQNPFSSLSDDQLKTVLEQSLHDENYEQAALIRDEISRRK; encoded by the coding sequence ATGAAGAAAATCAAGTTAGACATCGTTGGTTTATCCTATAGTCAGACACAATCTGGAGCATATGCATTAGTTCTAGGTGAATCTGGTGGCAATCGTCGACTCCCTATCATCATCGGAAGTCATGAAGCACAAGCTATAGCGATTAGAATTGAAAAAATGGTTCCCAGTCGTCCTCTAACCCATGATTTATTTCAAAACTTCGCTAAAGCATTTCAAATTAACCTTCAGGAAGTTCTTATATACAATCTTATTGAAGGTATTTTCTACTCCAAAATCATTTGTTCAGATGGACAAAAAACAGTAGAAATTGATGCGCGGACTTCAGATGCAGTTGCTTTGGCTGTACGCTTTGGTTCCCCCATTTATGCCTATGACTTTATATTATCGTCTGCTGGAATCGTTATAGAAGGCAACGAATTTGCTTTTCTTGAGAATCTAGAGCATGCCGTAAATGCAGATGTTATAACGGATGATATAAAGTCACCAATACAGAATCCATTCTCTAGTCTTTCAGACGATCAATTGAAAACTGTACTCGAGCAGTCACTCCACGATGAGAACTATGAGCAAGCGGCCTTAATTCGAGATGAGATATCTCGAAGAAAATAA
- a CDS encoding electron transfer flavoprotein subunit alpha/FixB family protein translates to MSILVYVENTDGQFKKSAFEAVSYAKAIADQSGNHVIALSIGNVAEGQLNLLGKYGATKVLNVNTEQLKSFVNQAYTAIIVDAAKSIEASLIVLSNSFSGKGLAPRVAAKLNAALADGAIELPTGSGDNLQVKTGAFSGKAFAFVALTSPIKVISLNPNSFEIKESDIAATIENYDPSIDAADFSTIVKEIVRATDKISLPEAEIVVSAGRGLKGPENWAMIEELANVLGAATACSKPVSDAGWRPHSEHVGQTGIVVSPNLYIAIGISGAIQHLAGVSSSKTIVVINKDPEAPFFKVADYGIVGDAFEVVPKLITALKTYKGL, encoded by the coding sequence ATGTCAATATTAGTATATGTAGAAAACACAGATGGTCAGTTTAAGAAATCAGCTTTTGAGGCTGTTTCTTATGCTAAAGCTATTGCTGATCAATCCGGAAATCACGTTATCGCATTATCAATTGGAAATGTAGCAGAAGGTCAGTTAAATCTGTTGGGTAAATATGGTGCTACAAAAGTTCTAAACGTCAATACAGAGCAATTAAAATCTTTTGTTAACCAAGCTTATACTGCCATCATCGTCGACGCAGCAAAGTCAATTGAAGCTTCGCTAATTGTCTTATCAAATTCCTTTTCAGGGAAGGGGCTTGCACCACGTGTCGCAGCTAAATTAAATGCGGCTTTAGCCGATGGTGCAATTGAATTACCAACTGGAAGTGGTGACAACTTGCAAGTCAAAACAGGAGCCTTTTCAGGTAAGGCATTTGCATTTGTTGCTTTAACATCGCCCATCAAAGTCATATCGCTCAATCCCAATTCTTTTGAAATCAAAGAGTCGGATATTGCAGCGACGATTGAAAATTATGATCCGAGCATCGATGCTGCAGATTTCAGTACGATTGTCAAGGAAATCGTGAGAGCAACGGATAAAATTTCATTACCAGAAGCAGAAATCGTTGTTTCGGCAGGTCGAGGCTTAAAAGGTCCTGAAAACTGGGCTATGATAGAAGAGTTGGCTAATGTGCTAGGAGCTGCTACCGCTTGTTCAAAACCTGTATCTGATGCTGGCTGGAGACCTCACTCTGAACACGTAGGTCAAACAGGAATCGTCGTGAGCCCTAATTTGTACATTGCCATTGGTATCTCTGGTGCTATTCAACACCTAGCGGGAGTAAGTTCTTCAAAAACTATTGTTGTTATCAATAAAGACCCTGAGGCACCATTTTTTAAAGTAGCTGATTATGGTATTGTAGGGGATGCGTTTGAAGTGGTTCCCAAATTAATTACAGCTTTAAAAACTTATAAAGGATTATAA
- a CDS encoding electron transfer flavoprotein subunit beta/FixA family protein encodes MKILVCISNVPDTTSKITFTNDNTAFNNAGVQYIVNPYDEIALSKAIDLAEGGKGTVTVISVGDVTTDATIRKALATGADNAIRVNATPRDAWFVANQIANYAKENNFDLILTGRESIDYNGTQVGAFVASILNIPSVSISKKLTIEGNTATVEREIEGGKEVLTLNLPAVIGTAEGVAETKIPNMRGIMTARTKPLDIIEPIEVAQLSHIVKFETPDPRGVVTLVDAEDVEKLVSLLHEKAKVI; translated from the coding sequence ATGAAAATATTAGTGTGTATAAGTAATGTCCCTGATACGACATCCAAAATTACATTCACGAATGACAACACCGCTTTTAATAATGCTGGTGTGCAATACATTGTGAATCCATATGATGAAATTGCTTTATCAAAAGCAATAGATCTAGCTGAAGGAGGCAAAGGTACTGTCACTGTTATTTCGGTTGGAGATGTAACCACTGATGCCACCATTCGCAAGGCCTTAGCAACAGGTGCTGATAATGCAATTCGCGTGAATGCCACACCTAGAGATGCTTGGTTTGTAGCCAACCAAATTGCAAACTATGCTAAAGAAAACAACTTTGACCTCATATTGACAGGAAGGGAGTCTATCGATTATAATGGCACACAAGTAGGTGCATTCGTAGCTTCAATTCTAAATATTCCTTCAGTTTCAATCAGTAAAAAATTAACTATTGAAGGCAATACTGCCACTGTTGAGCGTGAGATCGAGGGAGGAAAAGAGGTACTAACCTTAAATCTACCTGCTGTTATTGGAACTGCTGAGGGTGTTGCCGAAACAAAAATCCCTAATATGCGAGGTATCATGACTGCAAGAACAAAACCTCTGGATATTATTGAACCTATTGAGGTCGCGCAATTATCACATATTGTCAAATTTGAAACGCCAGACCCACGTGGTGTGGTTACCTTGGTCGATGCGGAAGATGTGGAAAAATTAGTTTCGCTTTTGCACGAAAAAGCAAAAGTTATTTAA
- a CDS encoding tetratricopeptide repeat protein has translation MMSDRLEQLQEFLKDSPQDPFLKYAMATEYLKLGNQEEALKGYLDLVTNHSDYVGTYYHLGKLYEKMTRVEEARDIYQKGIVITQKKRNMHALGELRGALNLLDGEDEDEY, from the coding sequence ATGATGTCAGACCGTTTAGAACAACTACAGGAATTTTTGAAAGATTCACCTCAAGATCCCTTTTTGAAATATGCCATGGCTACCGAATATTTAAAATTAGGCAACCAAGAGGAAGCACTTAAGGGGTATCTGGATTTAGTGACCAACCATAGTGATTATGTTGGAACCTATTATCATTTGGGGAAGCTTTATGAAAAGATGACGCGTGTGGAAGAAGCTCGTGATATTTATCAAAAAGGAATCGTTATAACACAAAAGAAACGCAATATGCATGCCTTAGGAGAATTACGTGGGGCATTGAATTTACTCGATGGTGAGGATGAAGATGAATATTAA
- a CDS encoding copper resistance protein NlpE, which translates to MKRLLILLCCIQFLFIACDNQRKGAEAVKDSVDKQYSLQELSGAYIGIMPCADCDGIETVLKLNQNFSYRYTSKYLNKSDEVFVKDGKWKFENDIVTLEGVDYKFKLGEKAKLWQLDLSGDDIVGELAENYKLEKIKD; encoded by the coding sequence ATGAAAAGGCTATTAATTTTACTGTGTTGTATCCAATTTTTGTTTATTGCGTGCGATAATCAACGTAAGGGTGCGGAAGCAGTGAAAGATAGTGTGGATAAACAATATAGTTTACAAGAACTTAGTGGAGCATATATCGGTATTATGCCTTGTGCGGATTGTGATGGGATAGAGACTGTATTAAAATTGAATCAAAATTTTTCATACCGCTATACCTCTAAATATTTGAATAAGAGCGATGAAGTTTTTGTGAAAGATGGAAAGTGGAAGTTTGAAAACGATATCGTTACGCTAGAAGGAGTAGATTATAAATTCAAACTAGGTGAAAAAGCAAAGCTTTGGCAATTGGATTTATCAGGAGATGATATTGTTGGGGAATTGGCGGAAAATTATAAATTAGAGAAAATAAAAGATTAA
- a CDS encoding cysteine desulfurase family protein, whose amino-acid sequence MQVYFDNAATTALDPEVIRVMIDTMENNFGNPSSIHSHGRQVKTIVEKARKTIAHILHTSPSEIFFTSGGTEADNMAIVRSIVDFGITHAITTPIEHHAVLHTMEEMQKSGKVHLDLLQVDGDGNIDMIQLEDLLSKNPRTFVSIMHGNNELGNLNDIEKIAEICQKYNAIFHSDTVQTMGHYPHDLSKLKIDFITGAAHKFHGPKGVGFLYINANTKIKPMIYGGAQERNMRGGTENVYGIAGLAKALELSYEHMEEHAAYIQGLKSYMMEQLQAAIPDIKFNGVTTANKALYTVLNVSFPCTDMADMLLFNLDIAGISCSGGSACSSGTDIGSHVLGAIRADGNRPSVRFSFSRDNTKEEIDFVVNHLKDLCK is encoded by the coding sequence ATGCAAGTATATTTTGATAATGCTGCAACTACAGCGCTAGATCCAGAGGTCATCCGTGTCATGATAGACACGATGGAAAATAATTTTGGAAACCCTTCTTCTATTCATTCACACGGACGACAAGTAAAAACAATTGTTGAAAAAGCCCGTAAGACAATTGCACATATCTTACATACTTCTCCTTCTGAAATATTTTTCACATCTGGCGGTACGGAGGCTGATAATATGGCAATCGTACGTTCAATTGTAGATTTTGGTATCACACATGCGATCACTACGCCCATTGAACATCATGCGGTACTTCATACGATGGAGGAAATGCAAAAATCAGGAAAAGTTCATCTCGACCTCTTACAGGTAGATGGAGATGGTAACATTGACATGATTCAATTGGAAGATTTATTATCAAAAAATCCAAGAACTTTTGTTTCTATCATGCACGGGAACAACGAGTTGGGAAACTTGAATGATATTGAAAAAATAGCTGAAATATGTCAAAAATACAATGCTATATTTCATTCGGACACCGTGCAAACAATGGGACATTATCCACATGATCTGAGTAAATTAAAAATCGATTTCATTACTGGAGCCGCGCACAAATTTCATGGACCTAAGGGTGTAGGATTTCTTTATATCAATGCCAACACAAAAATAAAACCAATGATTTACGGTGGTGCCCAAGAGCGAAATATGCGCGGTGGCACCGAGAACGTATATGGTATCGCAGGATTAGCGAAAGCACTTGAGCTGAGCTATGAACACATGGAAGAGCATGCAGCTTACATACAAGGCTTAAAATCATATATGATGGAACAGCTACAGGCCGCAATACCAGATATCAAGTTCAACGGAGTCACAACTGCTAATAAAGCACTTTATACCGTATTGAATGTATCATTTCCTTGTACCGACATGGCAGATATGTTATTGTTCAATTTGGACATTGCTGGCATCTCTTGTTCAGGAGGAAGTGCCTGTAGCTCTGGAACAGATATTGGTTCGCACGTGCTTGGAGCTATAAGAGCGGATGGCAATAGACCGTCTGTTCGATTTTCATTCTCCCGCGACAATACAAAAGAAGAAATTGACTTTGTTGTCAACCATTTAAAAGATTTATGCAAATAA